One genomic region from Capra hircus breed San Clemente chromosome 18, ASM170441v1, whole genome shotgun sequence encodes:
- the NRN1L gene encoding neuritin-like protein, translating to MMRCCCCCCCCHHQQPPCALGLLLLLLLSPLAAAAAGAGRCDTIYQGFAECLVRLGDSMGHGGELETICRSWNDFHTCASRVLLGCPEEAAAVWESLQQEARRAPHPDNLHTLCGTPVRLQERGVGPETNQETLRATAPAPTPAPTPTLLAAALALACLLGPLA from the exons ATgatgcgctgctgctgctgctgctgctgctgtcaccacCAGCAACCGCCCTGTGCGCTagggctgttgctgttgctgctgctgtcgccCCTCG cagcagctgcagcgggCGCAGGCCGCTGCGACACCATATACCAGGGCTTTGCTGAGTGTCTCGTCCGCTTGGGAGACAGCATGGGCCACGGAGGCGAACTGGAGACCATCTGCAG GTCTTGGAATGACTTCCACACCTGTGCCTCGCGAGTCCTATTGGGCTGCCCAGAGGAGGCAGCCGCCGTGTGGGAGTCACTACAGCAAGAAGCTCGCCGGGCCCCACACCCAGATAACTTGCACACTCTCTGTGGCACCCCTGTGCGCCTTCAGGAGCGCGGGGTGGGCCCAGAGACCAACCAGGAAACCCTGCGGGCGACAGCGCCAGCGCCCACCCCGGCGCCCACTCCCACGCTGCTGGCAGCTGCTCTGGCACTGGCCTGCCTCCTGGGGCCCCTGGCCTAG